One stretch of Glycine soja cultivar W05 chromosome 7, ASM419377v2, whole genome shotgun sequence DNA includes these proteins:
- the LOC114418310 gene encoding putative RING-H2 finger protein ATL21A — MGILEVLFPFFVFPVIYAVATSNDCQFSVCGNNSVLIRFPFQLDGDRNPYCGYPGFNLTCTNNSKTVLKLPYSGAFYVRSINYLTQKIQVYDPDDCLPKRLLTLNVSGSPFIPTFTRDYTFLSCPFQNAGSQFIPIDCLSNSTNFVSAVPTLNLTNPLPESCNVITRVSVPVSGPEQQYEENHRDELSEDLRLTWDRPDCRYCESGQQLCGFDPDNNGQLFCFPGYQTVTSRRGAQVFRIITFCIAGPAAVIAIVMACCVCYKDRLTNRSALAATISPVPQIATTGLDESTIESYEKMVVGESRRVPGPNNNGCCWICLSEYNSKETIRLIPECKHCFHADCIDEWLRINTTCPVCRNSPSPSPLHVTSIDP; from the exons ATGGGCATCTTGGAAGTCCTTTTTCCCTTCTTCGTCTTTCCTGTCATATATGCTGTTGCTACCTCAAATGATTGTCAATTTTCCGTATGTGGCAACAATAGTGTCCTTATTCGTTTCCCCTTTCAACTAGATGGTGATCGAAATCCTTATTGTGGCTATCCTGGTTTCAACTTAACTTGTACGAATAATAGCAAAACAGTGCTAAAACTTCCATACTCTGGTGCATTCTATGTGCGCAGCATCAACTACCTCACACAAAAGATACAAGTCTACGACCCTGATGATTGCCTCCCCAAACGTCTTTTGACCCTCAATGTCTCAGGTTCTCCTTTCATTCCCACTTTTACTCGTGACTACACCTTCTTAAGCTGCCCATTTCAGAACGCAGGGTCACAATTCATTCCCATAGACTGCCTCAGTAATTCCACAAATTTTGTATCAGCTGTCCCTACTCTAAACTTGACCAATCCATTGCCTGAGTCTTGCAATGTTATTACAAGGGTTTCAGTCCCAGTTTCAGGGCCAGAGCAACAATATGAGGAGAATCACAGAGATGAGCTTAGTGAAGATCTTCGATTAACTTGGGATAGACCTGACTGCAGATATTGTGAATCGGGACAGCAATTGTGTGGATTTGATCCAGATAACAACGGTCAACTCTTCTGTTTTCCTGGTTACCAAACAG TTACTTCAAGACGTGGAGCCCAAGTTTTCAGAATCATCACATTTTGCATTGCTGGACCAGCAGCAGTCATTGCAATAGTGATGGCATGCTGTGTGTGCTACAAGGACAGACTAACCAACAGGTCTGCACTTGCAGCTACAATATCGCCGGTGCCACAAATCGCAACCACGGGTCTCGACGAGTCCACGATCGAGTCCTACGAGAAGATGGTGGTCGGAGAGAGTCGACGAGTTCCTGGACCCAACAACAATGGATGCTGTTGGATATGCTTGTCGGAGTACAACAGCAAAGAGACAATAAGATTGATTCCTGAATGCAAACACTGCTTCCATGCAGACTGCATAGACGAGTGGCTTCGAATAAACACCACATGCCCAGTTTGCCGCAACTCTCCCTCCCCTTCTCCTCTTCATGTTACGTCCATTGACCCCTAA